From a region of the Panulirus ornatus isolate Po-2019 chromosome 38, ASM3632096v1, whole genome shotgun sequence genome:
- the tral gene encoding protein LSM14 homolog car-1 isoform X2, with amino-acid sequence MSGPIPFLGSKISLISKSEIRYEGILYTIDAQESIIALAKVRSFGTEDRPAEMPVPARDEVYEYIIFRGTDIKKIEVCDTPKQPTLPGGLHNDPAIVQHSAPAVPSSFQAAPFSRQSLGPIGGGLGLSYGAYGQSMTQQGIPGAGGFPMGTTTQPSMLSDILVGSRSSTPTTRKSPVSDAGVQVSPPPTREEKKKAPPQQQRQSQQESRPQRNGSQGQSRRTNQQQSQQQMAQQQAQQQSQQQPQQNHSQQQHYNNQYYYQQQYQGRSGANRGRGSRRTSGQRGRGQIFSQGSRHRQFQDRQLFEKEYDFEQANEEFEELKNQLAKTKITENGEKKDDSGHETAGGDDVEEHASFYDKNKSFFDSISCEAIERSKGKSQRPDWRLERKINVETFGVSSARRGYYPRGRGGYYRGGYYRNYNYNQGYYRAGSSVYRGGRGGGGGGGRSGIPNVNGISRGGASGNSYASAVRNSTPTK; translated from the exons ATGAGTGGTCCCATACCCTTTTTGGGCAGTAAAATTAGCCTAATATCCAAATCAGAAATTCGATATGAAGGGATTTTGTACACCATCGACGCTCAGGAGTCGATTATCGCTCTGGCCAAGG TACGGTCCTTTGGAACTGAAGATCGGCCAGCAGAGATGCCAGTGCCAGCCAGAGATGAAGTGTATGAATACATTATTTTTAGAGGCACAGACATTAAAAAGATAGAAGTTTGTGATACTCCAAAGCAACCTACTCTTCCAGGGGGACTGCATAATGACCCTGCCATTGTCCAG CACTCGGCTCCGGCAGTTCCATCATCCTTTCAGGCAGCACCCTTTTCTCGGCAGTCCTTGGGTCCAATTGGTGGTGGCCTAGGTCTGTCGTATGGTGCTTATGGCCAGTCAATGACACAGCAGGGTATTCCAGGGGCGGGAGGTTTCCCAATGGGCACAACAACCCAGCCCA GTATGCTGTCAGACATTCTAGTAGGATCAAGGTCATCCACACCTACCACCCGCAAGTCCCCAGTATCTGATGCAGGAGTACAGGTTTCTCCGCCTCCTActagagaggagaaaaagaaagcaccaccacaacagcagagGCAGTCTCAGCAAGAAAG CCGACCACAACGGAATGGTAGCCAAGGTCAGAGCCGTCGTACTAATCAGCAGCAGTCACAGCAACAAATGGCACAGCAACAGGCTCAGCAGCAGAgtcagcagcagccacagcagaaTCACAGCCAACAGCAACACTATAATAACCAGTACTATTATCAGCAACAATACCAGGGAAGAAGTGGTGCAAATCGTGGACGAGGAAGTAGAAGAACTTCAGGTCAACGTGGCAGAGGGCAGATTTTCAGTCAAGGCAGCCGGCATAGACAGTTCCAAGATCGGCAATTGTTTGAAAAGGAGTATGATTTTGAGCAAGCAAATGAAGAGTTTGAAGAGCTAAAAAATCAGCTTGCCAAAACAAAAATAACTGagaatggtgaaaaaaaagatgattctgGACATGAGACAGCTGGAGGGGATGATGTGGAGGAGCATGCATCATTTTATGATAAGAATAAATCCTTCTTTGACAGTATTTCATGTGAGGCTATTGAACGTAGTAAAGG GAAGAGCCAGCGTCCTGATTGGAGGCTTGAGCGCAAGATCAATGTGGAAACCTTTGGTGTGAGTTCAGCAAGGAGAGGATATTATCCTCGTGGCCGAGGAGGTTACTACCGTGGTGGCTATTACCGGAACTATAATTATAACCAAGGGTATTACAG GGCTGGCAGTAGTGTGTATCGTGGAGgcagaggtggtgggggtggtggaggtagaagtgggataccaaatgtAAATGGAATATCAAGAGGAGGAGCATCGGGAAACTCATATGCATCTGCAGTCAGAAACTCCACGCCAACAAAATAG
- the tral gene encoding protein LSM14 homolog car-1 isoform X1, whose protein sequence is MSGPIPFLGSKISLISKSEIRYEGILYTIDAQESIIALAKVRSFGTEDRPAEMPVPARDEVYEYIIFRGTDIKKIEVCDTPKQPTLPGGLHNDPAIVQHSAPAVPSSFQAAPFSRQSLGPIGGGLGLSYGAYGQSMTQQGIPGAGGFPMGTTTQPSELSTVAGGGSGGGSVGVGNLDQPSGTTPVAVPAPIGPPPQSSTHALHQTDILVGSRSSTPTTRKSPVSDAGVQVSPPPTREEKKKAPPQQQRQSQQESRPQRNGSQGQSRRTNQQQSQQQMAQQQAQQQSQQQPQQNHSQQQHYNNQYYYQQQYQGRSGANRGRGSRRTSGQRGRGQIFSQGSRHRQFQDRQLFEKEYDFEQANEEFEELKNQLAKTKITENGEKKDDSGHETAGGDDVEEHASFYDKNKSFFDSISCEAIERSKGKSQRPDWRLERKINVETFGVSSARRGYYPRGRGGYYRGGYYRNYNYNQGYYRAGSSVYRGGRGGGGGGGRSGIPNVNGISRGGASGNSYASAVRNSTPTK, encoded by the exons ATGAGTGGTCCCATACCCTTTTTGGGCAGTAAAATTAGCCTAATATCCAAATCAGAAATTCGATATGAAGGGATTTTGTACACCATCGACGCTCAGGAGTCGATTATCGCTCTGGCCAAGG TACGGTCCTTTGGAACTGAAGATCGGCCAGCAGAGATGCCAGTGCCAGCCAGAGATGAAGTGTATGAATACATTATTTTTAGAGGCACAGACATTAAAAAGATAGAAGTTTGTGATACTCCAAAGCAACCTACTCTTCCAGGGGGACTGCATAATGACCCTGCCATTGTCCAG CACTCGGCTCCGGCAGTTCCATCATCCTTTCAGGCAGCACCCTTTTCTCGGCAGTCCTTGGGTCCAATTGGTGGTGGCCTAGGTCTGTCGTATGGTGCTTATGGCCAGTCAATGACACAGCAGGGTATTCCAGGGGCGGGAGGTTTCCCAATGGGCACAACAACCCAGCCCAGTGAGTTGAgtactgtggcaggtggtggtagtggtggtggcagtgtgggtgttGGTAACCTGGATCAGCCATCTGGCACCACACCAGTGGCAGTGCCAGCCCCTATTGGTCCCCCACCTCAGTCTAGTACACATGCACTCCACCAGACAG ACATTCTAGTAGGATCAAGGTCATCCACACCTACCACCCGCAAGTCCCCAGTATCTGATGCAGGAGTACAGGTTTCTCCGCCTCCTActagagaggagaaaaagaaagcaccaccacaacagcagagGCAGTCTCAGCAAGAAAG CCGACCACAACGGAATGGTAGCCAAGGTCAGAGCCGTCGTACTAATCAGCAGCAGTCACAGCAACAAATGGCACAGCAACAGGCTCAGCAGCAGAgtcagcagcagccacagcagaaTCACAGCCAACAGCAACACTATAATAACCAGTACTATTATCAGCAACAATACCAGGGAAGAAGTGGTGCAAATCGTGGACGAGGAAGTAGAAGAACTTCAGGTCAACGTGGCAGAGGGCAGATTTTCAGTCAAGGCAGCCGGCATAGACAGTTCCAAGATCGGCAATTGTTTGAAAAGGAGTATGATTTTGAGCAAGCAAATGAAGAGTTTGAAGAGCTAAAAAATCAGCTTGCCAAAACAAAAATAACTGagaatggtgaaaaaaaagatgattctgGACATGAGACAGCTGGAGGGGATGATGTGGAGGAGCATGCATCATTTTATGATAAGAATAAATCCTTCTTTGACAGTATTTCATGTGAGGCTATTGAACGTAGTAAAGG GAAGAGCCAGCGTCCTGATTGGAGGCTTGAGCGCAAGATCAATGTGGAAACCTTTGGTGTGAGTTCAGCAAGGAGAGGATATTATCCTCGTGGCCGAGGAGGTTACTACCGTGGTGGCTATTACCGGAACTATAATTATAACCAAGGGTATTACAG GGCTGGCAGTAGTGTGTATCGTGGAGgcagaggtggtgggggtggtggaggtagaagtgggataccaaatgtAAATGGAATATCAAGAGGAGGAGCATCGGGAAACTCATATGCATCTGCAGTCAGAAACTCCACGCCAACAAAATAG
- the tral gene encoding protein LSM14 homolog B-A isoform X4, with translation MPVPARDEVYEYIIFRGTDIKKIEVCDTPKQPTLPGGLHNDPAIVQHSAPAVPSSFQAAPFSRQSLGPIGGGLGLSYGAYGQSMTQQGIPGAGGFPMGTTTQPSELSTVAGGGSGGGSVGVGNLDQPSGTTPVAVPAPIGPPPQSSTHALHQTDILVGSRSSTPTTRKSPVSDAGVQVSPPPTREEKKKAPPQQQRQSQQESRPQRNGSQGQSRRTNQQQSQQQMAQQQAQQQSQQQPQQNHSQQQHYNNQYYYQQQYQGRSGANRGRGSRRTSGQRGRGQIFSQGSRHRQFQDRQLFEKEYDFEQANEEFEELKNQLAKTKITENGEKKDDSGHETAGGDDVEEHASFYDKNKSFFDSISCEAIERSKGKSQRPDWRLERKINVETFGVSSARRGYYPRGRGGYYRGGYYRNYNYNQGYYRAGSSVYRGGRGGGGGGGRSGIPNVNGISRGGASGNSYASAVRNSTPTK, from the exons ATGCCAGTGCCAGCCAGAGATGAAGTGTATGAATACATTATTTTTAGAGGCACAGACATTAAAAAGATAGAAGTTTGTGATACTCCAAAGCAACCTACTCTTCCAGGGGGACTGCATAATGACCCTGCCATTGTCCAG CACTCGGCTCCGGCAGTTCCATCATCCTTTCAGGCAGCACCCTTTTCTCGGCAGTCCTTGGGTCCAATTGGTGGTGGCCTAGGTCTGTCGTATGGTGCTTATGGCCAGTCAATGACACAGCAGGGTATTCCAGGGGCGGGAGGTTTCCCAATGGGCACAACAACCCAGCCCAGTGAGTTGAgtactgtggcaggtggtggtagtggtggtggcagtgtgggtgttGGTAACCTGGATCAGCCATCTGGCACCACACCAGTGGCAGTGCCAGCCCCTATTGGTCCCCCACCTCAGTCTAGTACACATGCACTCCACCAGACAG ACATTCTAGTAGGATCAAGGTCATCCACACCTACCACCCGCAAGTCCCCAGTATCTGATGCAGGAGTACAGGTTTCTCCGCCTCCTActagagaggagaaaaagaaagcaccaccacaacagcagagGCAGTCTCAGCAAGAAAG CCGACCACAACGGAATGGTAGCCAAGGTCAGAGCCGTCGTACTAATCAGCAGCAGTCACAGCAACAAATGGCACAGCAACAGGCTCAGCAGCAGAgtcagcagcagccacagcagaaTCACAGCCAACAGCAACACTATAATAACCAGTACTATTATCAGCAACAATACCAGGGAAGAAGTGGTGCAAATCGTGGACGAGGAAGTAGAAGAACTTCAGGTCAACGTGGCAGAGGGCAGATTTTCAGTCAAGGCAGCCGGCATAGACAGTTCCAAGATCGGCAATTGTTTGAAAAGGAGTATGATTTTGAGCAAGCAAATGAAGAGTTTGAAGAGCTAAAAAATCAGCTTGCCAAAACAAAAATAACTGagaatggtgaaaaaaaagatgattctgGACATGAGACAGCTGGAGGGGATGATGTGGAGGAGCATGCATCATTTTATGATAAGAATAAATCCTTCTTTGACAGTATTTCATGTGAGGCTATTGAACGTAGTAAAGG GAAGAGCCAGCGTCCTGATTGGAGGCTTGAGCGCAAGATCAATGTGGAAACCTTTGGTGTGAGTTCAGCAAGGAGAGGATATTATCCTCGTGGCCGAGGAGGTTACTACCGTGGTGGCTATTACCGGAACTATAATTATAACCAAGGGTATTACAG GGCTGGCAGTAGTGTGTATCGTGGAGgcagaggtggtgggggtggtggaggtagaagtgggataccaaatgtAAATGGAATATCAAGAGGAGGAGCATCGGGAAACTCATATGCATCTGCAGTCAGAAACTCCACGCCAACAAAATAG
- the tral gene encoding protein LSM14 homolog car-1 isoform X3 → MSGPIPFLGSKISLISKSEIRYEGILYTIDAQESIIALAKVRSFGTEDRPAEMPVPARDEVYEYIIFRGTDIKKIEVCDTPKQPTLPGGLHNDPAIVQHSAPAVPSSFQAAPFSRQSLGPIGGGLGLSYGAYGQSMTQQGIPGAGGFPMGTTTQPNILVGSRSSTPTTRKSPVSDAGVQVSPPPTREEKKKAPPQQQRQSQQESRPQRNGSQGQSRRTNQQQSQQQMAQQQAQQQSQQQPQQNHSQQQHYNNQYYYQQQYQGRSGANRGRGSRRTSGQRGRGQIFSQGSRHRQFQDRQLFEKEYDFEQANEEFEELKNQLAKTKITENGEKKDDSGHETAGGDDVEEHASFYDKNKSFFDSISCEAIERSKGKSQRPDWRLERKINVETFGVSSARRGYYPRGRGGYYRGGYYRNYNYNQGYYRAGSSVYRGGRGGGGGGGRSGIPNVNGISRGGASGNSYASAVRNSTPTK, encoded by the exons ATGAGTGGTCCCATACCCTTTTTGGGCAGTAAAATTAGCCTAATATCCAAATCAGAAATTCGATATGAAGGGATTTTGTACACCATCGACGCTCAGGAGTCGATTATCGCTCTGGCCAAGG TACGGTCCTTTGGAACTGAAGATCGGCCAGCAGAGATGCCAGTGCCAGCCAGAGATGAAGTGTATGAATACATTATTTTTAGAGGCACAGACATTAAAAAGATAGAAGTTTGTGATACTCCAAAGCAACCTACTCTTCCAGGGGGACTGCATAATGACCCTGCCATTGTCCAG CACTCGGCTCCGGCAGTTCCATCATCCTTTCAGGCAGCACCCTTTTCTCGGCAGTCCTTGGGTCCAATTGGTGGTGGCCTAGGTCTGTCGTATGGTGCTTATGGCCAGTCAATGACACAGCAGGGTATTCCAGGGGCGGGAGGTTTCCCAATGGGCACAACAACCCAGCCCA ACATTCTAGTAGGATCAAGGTCATCCACACCTACCACCCGCAAGTCCCCAGTATCTGATGCAGGAGTACAGGTTTCTCCGCCTCCTActagagaggagaaaaagaaagcaccaccacaacagcagagGCAGTCTCAGCAAGAAAG CCGACCACAACGGAATGGTAGCCAAGGTCAGAGCCGTCGTACTAATCAGCAGCAGTCACAGCAACAAATGGCACAGCAACAGGCTCAGCAGCAGAgtcagcagcagccacagcagaaTCACAGCCAACAGCAACACTATAATAACCAGTACTATTATCAGCAACAATACCAGGGAAGAAGTGGTGCAAATCGTGGACGAGGAAGTAGAAGAACTTCAGGTCAACGTGGCAGAGGGCAGATTTTCAGTCAAGGCAGCCGGCATAGACAGTTCCAAGATCGGCAATTGTTTGAAAAGGAGTATGATTTTGAGCAAGCAAATGAAGAGTTTGAAGAGCTAAAAAATCAGCTTGCCAAAACAAAAATAACTGagaatggtgaaaaaaaagatgattctgGACATGAGACAGCTGGAGGGGATGATGTGGAGGAGCATGCATCATTTTATGATAAGAATAAATCCTTCTTTGACAGTATTTCATGTGAGGCTATTGAACGTAGTAAAGG GAAGAGCCAGCGTCCTGATTGGAGGCTTGAGCGCAAGATCAATGTGGAAACCTTTGGTGTGAGTTCAGCAAGGAGAGGATATTATCCTCGTGGCCGAGGAGGTTACTACCGTGGTGGCTATTACCGGAACTATAATTATAACCAAGGGTATTACAG GGCTGGCAGTAGTGTGTATCGTGGAGgcagaggtggtgggggtggtggaggtagaagtgggataccaaatgtAAATGGAATATCAAGAGGAGGAGCATCGGGAAACTCATATGCATCTGCAGTCAGAAACTCCACGCCAACAAAATAG